The genomic interval AGATTTATTATGGTACTTTTTCCTGCGCCACTCAATCCTACTAAAGCTGTTGTTTCATTAGGTTTTACTGTAAAATTTATATCAGAAAGCGCTTTTGTACCGTTTGGATATACAAAATCAACATTTTTAATTTCTATCAAACCAACAATTTTCTCAGGAATATAATCGCCGCTAGTTTCAATTTCATTATCAGATTCCAAAATATCAAAAAATCCTTCAGAATAAATCAAAGCATCATTTATCTCGTCATAAATTCGATGCAATTGTCTAATTGGCGCCGAAACGTTGTTAAACAACATAATATGAAACATAATCGCACCAATTGTCATCTGATTATTCAAAACAAAATACGCCGTCAAAATAATGATAATAACCACTCCTATTTGTTCGACAAAACTTTTAATGCTTTCAAAAATAAAACTGGTTTTTCTGGTTGCCAATTGATTTTCGGTCATTTCAAACTGAATTTTTTGATGACGATCTGCTTCAGAAGGTTCACGTACAAAAGATTTAATAACAGTTATGGATTCGATCAAACTTATGATTCCGTTATTTTTTGTTTCACGGTAATTTCGCATTCTTCTTCTAAACCCGCTTAATTTAGTTGCTTGCAATTGACTTATATAGAAATAAATCGGAATTATGCACAAACTGACCAATCCAACATAAAAATTTGCATAAAACATCATAACCAAAGCCACAAAAGCATTTGCAAACAAAGGAAGAATATCAATAAAGAAATTCTGAACCAATCGTGTTAAACTGCTAATTCCGGCATCTATTCTGGTTTGAAGTTTTCCGCTTTCATTTTCATCAGAAGTATAAAATTCCATTCTGTAGCTTAGAATTTTTTCTACAATAGTCTGAGAAATATCACGAGTTACAAAGATTCTCAGCTTTTCGCCATAAAATTTTTGTCCAAATTGCACAACAGAATTAACCAGTTCTTTAGTCAATAAGACAATACTGATTATTCCGAGTAAATGAAATCCTTTAGAAAGCGGTTCGTGCGCAACCATCAGATTATTAATGGTATCAACGGTATATTTTAAGATTAAAGCGTTGACTTGTGCCGCAAATGAACCAATAAATGTTAGCAGCAAAGTAGCAATTACCATTTTTCTGTAAGGCTTTACAAATGGCATTATTTTTTTATAAAGTACGGATAATTGCATTTAATTTTATTTTTGACGCTCTATCAAATATAAGAATTCTAAATTTGTGTTGGAAATCATTTAAACACATTATTCTATGGAACTCGTTTTCGCTTCAAACAACAAAAATAAAATTGCAGAAATTCAAAGTATGCTTCCAGAAAGCATTAAAATATTAAGTTTAGAAGACATTAATTGCTTAGAAGATATTCCAGAAACAGCTAATACAATTGAAGGAAATGCGATTTTAAAAGCCGATTATGTCACTCAAAAGTATGGTTATGATTGTTTTGCAGATGATACAGGCTTGGAAGTCTCTGCACTAAACGGCGAACCTGGAGTTTATTCTGCTAGATATGCAGGCGAACAAAAAAACGCTGATGATAATATGAACAAACTTCTTGATGCTTTAAAAAACGAAAAAAATCGCAGTGCTCAATTTAAAACTGTTATTACTTTAAACCTGAAAGGAAAACAATATTTATTTACAGGAATTGCTTCTGGAAATATCACATTAGAAAAAACAGGAACGAATGGTTTTGGATATGATCCAATTTTTCAACCAGAAAATTATAGCGAAACCTTTGCCCAATTGTCTTTAGAAACTAAAAACACTATTGGTCATCGCGGAAAAGCAGTAAAGCAACTAATTGATTTTCTGAGTACCACAAAATAATTGTTTAAAATACAACATTTTAAGGTTTAAATTTTACATTTTCAGACGTGTTTTTTCAACAAATTCTCGATTTCTTACTAAAAATCATTTTGCAAAAATCGTAACTTTTTGATAATCAAATCATAACAAATACATAATTCTTGAAATTGCATTAGTTTATCTGAATAATTAGCTGTAATTTTGCACCCTATTTTAAATACATATATGAATAAATTTGAACAATTAGGATTGAATGAATCGTTACTGAAGGCGATTTTAGATCTAGGATTTGAAAATCCGTCAGAGGTACAGGAAAAGGCGATTCCCCTATT from Flavobacterium sp. YJ01 carries:
- a CDS encoding ABC transporter ATP-binding protein, which codes for MQLSVLYKKIMPFVKPYRKMVIATLLLTFIGSFAAQVNALILKYTVDTINNLMVAHEPLSKGFHLLGIISIVLLTKELVNSVVQFGQKFYGEKLRIFVTRDISQTIVEKILSYRMEFYTSDENESGKLQTRIDAGISSLTRLVQNFFIDILPLFANAFVALVMMFYANFYVGLVSLCIIPIYFYISQLQATKLSGFRRRMRNYRETKNNGIISLIESITVIKSFVREPSEADRHQKIQFEMTENQLATRKTSFIFESIKSFVEQIGVVIIIILTAYFVLNNQMTIGAIMFHIMLFNNVSAPIRQLHRIYDEINDALIYSEGFFDILESDNEIETSGDYIPEKIVGLIEIKNVDFVYPNGTKALSDINFTVKPNETTALVGLSGAGKSTIINLLDKFYLPSSGKICLDGVDLMDYNTDFLRKNIGLVLQKNHIFKGTIAENILYGNPKASHSEVIEAAKQAYIHDQIIQLPKGYDSDAHLLSGGQQQRIAIARLFLKSPPIIFLDEPTASLDAIATEQIKKSLDAIKKDRTVIIISHSISQIIDASNIIVLEKGKCVEKGTHDELFDNKGTYHQIFMAMANSLNIEKITQTFD
- a CDS encoding non-canonical purine NTP diphosphatase, producing MELVFASNNKNKIAEIQSMLPESIKILSLEDINCLEDIPETANTIEGNAILKADYVTQKYGYDCFADDTGLEVSALNGEPGVYSARYAGEQKNADDNMNKLLDALKNEKNRSAQFKTVITLNLKGKQYLFTGIASGNITLEKTGTNGFGYDPIFQPENYSETFAQLSLETKNTIGHRGKAVKQLIDFLSTTK